From a single Cytophagales bacterium WSM2-2 genomic region:
- a CDS encoding aminopeptidase, producing the protein MKKLTYFLLLIPFLGFSQNLKSGGKLKPEQAIMDIRHYTINLDIDPEKKYIKGFCEIDFNLTQPSTTLLFDFWHGLKVNKVFVNGKEQAFQHGDDDIIRIAQNLPAQKAKVKIDYEGAPGISERAPWTGGFQWEKDSKGNPWVAITCQGEGGKIFFPCKDHPSDEPDEGADLYLSVPQGLTAAAPGMLINQSNKKDKTIFHWQTKYPISNYCLVFNIGKYKKVSRNYTTVNGTVVPMDFYVLEENESKAMHELDLMAEACRILEKYFGEYPWAKEKIGLCETPHLGMEHQSLIAYGNKFKYQKVGNEDFDWLLVHEFGHEWWANKVTNRDWAHMWIQEGICTFADALHIQEVGGKEEYMKRMQNTARHTQNKTPIVQGDEIDSDQSYHGDIYGKGAFFMHTLRYIMGDDVFFPTIKKLSTDPQYTYINTVTTNDVDKLFSGAYGKSLTPLFDLYLRTINKLEISVKQTDTEKYNIQLLNLDMEIPVEVVTSAGKQKLTLSKKAQVINSSTLPTIDPDVYYLKKVIIE; encoded by the coding sequence ATGAAAAAATTAACCTATTTCCTTCTGCTGATCCCATTCCTGGGATTTTCACAAAACCTGAAATCGGGAGGCAAGTTGAAGCCGGAACAAGCCATCATGGATATCCGGCACTACACTATCAATCTGGATATTGACCCCGAGAAGAAATACATCAAGGGTTTCTGTGAAATTGATTTTAACCTGACACAACCATCCACCACGCTCTTGTTTGATTTTTGGCATGGGCTTAAGGTGAACAAAGTTTTTGTGAATGGAAAAGAACAAGCATTTCAACATGGAGATGACGATATCATTCGTATTGCGCAGAATCTACCCGCTCAAAAAGCCAAAGTTAAAATCGACTACGAAGGCGCACCCGGCATTTCGGAGCGCGCACCGTGGACTGGTGGTTTTCAATGGGAAAAAGACAGTAAAGGGAATCCGTGGGTAGCCATTACCTGCCAGGGTGAAGGTGGAAAAATTTTCTTCCCTTGCAAAGATCACCCCAGTGATGAGCCGGACGAAGGCGCGGACCTGTACCTCTCCGTCCCTCAGGGTTTGACAGCGGCCGCTCCGGGAATGCTGATCAATCAATCCAACAAAAAAGATAAAACGATTTTTCACTGGCAGACAAAATACCCGATCAGTAACTATTGCCTCGTTTTCAACATTGGCAAATACAAAAAAGTAAGCCGTAACTACACTACGGTGAATGGAACAGTGGTACCTATGGATTTTTATGTGCTAGAAGAAAATGAATCAAAAGCCATGCACGAACTCGACCTGATGGCTGAAGCGTGCCGTATTCTCGAAAAGTACTTTGGTGAATATCCCTGGGCTAAAGAAAAAATCGGGTTGTGCGAAACTCCTCACCTCGGTATGGAACATCAGTCGCTAATCGCTTATGGGAATAAATTCAAATATCAAAAAGTAGGTAACGAAGATTTTGACTGGTTGCTGGTTCATGAATTCGGTCACGAATGGTGGGCCAACAAAGTCACCAACCGCGACTGGGCACACATGTGGATACAAGAAGGCATTTGCACGTTTGCCGATGCGTTACATATCCAGGAAGTGGGTGGCAAAGAAGAATACATGAAGCGCATGCAGAACACTGCGCGGCACACCCAAAATAAAACACCCATCGTGCAGGGTGATGAAATTGATTCTGATCAATCCTACCATGGCGATATTTATGGAAAAGGAGCTTTCTTCATGCACACACTGCGCTACATCATGGGTGACGATGTATTCTTCCCTACCATCAAGAAGTTATCGACCGATCCACAGTACACCTACATCAACACTGTTACCACCAATGATGTCGACAAACTTTTCAGCGGGGCTTATGGCAAAAGCCTGACTCCGCTATTTGACCTGTATTTACGTACTATTAACAAGTTGGAAATCTCAGTCAAGCAAACGGATACCGAGAAGTATAATATTCAGTTGTTAAACCTGGATATGGAGATTCCTGTGGAAGTGGTTACGAGCGCGGGTAAGCAAAAACTGACACTGAGTAAAAAAGCACAGGTCATTAATAGTTCAACGCTACCAACAATTGACCCCGATGTATATTACCTGAAGAAGGTAATCATCGAATAA
- a CDS encoding membrane protein: MKLIFTFSILLIGTVAFSQDFKEKEFKTEIKEVTVFLSGAQIFESGSILIPAGNTILKVKNLSPFLDGKSVRVKADGDFTILAVNHKINHLNELRKDTRIDSVKKAIEGLEFLISKDESRMVVLKEKQSVLDENKKIGSQNVAVTVTQLKQTIDLFESEVSKIKEEEIHLVKSIEVKRRGRDKLVLQLSTLNDLKSSPTSELEIRVNADTPVTTKLDLTYLVSNAGWFPKYDIRVQSIKKPLELTYKAEVFQNTGVDWKNVKLRFSNGDPNQSGLIPELNTWNLNFARYTVVDKSGYVLAANSISRVKGRVLDEDGKPLPGVNVIAKGSTNGTVTDAEGFYSMTLPDGSQQLVFSFIGLQTKEVAVTRSEMNLQMAADVTQLSEVVVTAYGVGGASGETYGREGEREKSRPIITTMIENQTTVQIEVATPYSIKSNGDKLMVELKKHEIDAMYQYYAIPKLDKDAFLMAKITQWDQYNLLEGEANLYFEDAYIGRSLLNAKSLQDTLNISLGRDRSIVIGRVKNEQFTKRKTIGSNTVDTRGFKITVRNKKSQAIKLTLFDQIPVSVVSDISVTPVEITKGIFNEKTGKVSWDLVIDPQQQKEINLQYEVKYPKRERVILE; this comes from the coding sequence ATGAAACTGATATTTACTTTTAGCATACTGCTCATCGGCACAGTTGCCTTTTCACAAGATTTTAAGGAAAAGGAATTCAAGACCGAAATAAAGGAAGTGACAGTCTTTCTGAGCGGAGCCCAGATTTTTGAATCGGGGAGTATCCTGATTCCGGCGGGCAATACAATTCTTAAAGTCAAAAACCTCTCTCCGTTCCTTGACGGTAAAAGTGTACGTGTAAAGGCAGATGGAGACTTTACCATTTTGGCGGTCAATCATAAAATCAATCACCTGAATGAATTGAGAAAAGATACGAGAATCGATAGTGTGAAGAAAGCGATCGAAGGCCTGGAGTTCCTGATATCCAAAGACGAAAGCAGAATGGTTGTTCTGAAAGAAAAACAAAGCGTTCTGGATGAGAACAAAAAAATTGGATCTCAAAACGTAGCAGTTACCGTGACTCAATTGAAACAAACTATTGATCTGTTTGAATCTGAAGTTTCGAAAATCAAGGAGGAGGAAATTCATCTTGTTAAAAGCATCGAAGTAAAGAGAAGGGGACGTGATAAACTTGTGTTACAGCTCAGCACCTTGAACGATTTGAAATCGTCTCCGACCAGTGAGCTTGAGATCAGAGTAAACGCAGACACTCCAGTGACTACAAAGCTTGATTTGACTTACCTCGTTTCCAACGCAGGCTGGTTTCCGAAATACGACATTCGTGTTCAAAGCATCAAAAAACCACTGGAGCTCACATACAAGGCTGAAGTCTTTCAAAATACAGGTGTTGACTGGAAGAATGTAAAACTTCGGTTTTCCAATGGCGATCCAAACCAAAGCGGACTCATACCTGAACTGAATACTTGGAATTTGAATTTTGCCAGGTATACTGTCGTTGATAAAAGTGGCTACGTACTTGCAGCAAATTCGATAAGCAGGGTGAAAGGAAGAGTACTCGATGAAGACGGCAAGCCCTTGCCTGGAGTGAACGTGATTGCCAAAGGATCGACCAATGGGACGGTTACAGATGCTGAGGGCTTCTACAGCATGACTCTGCCCGACGGCTCTCAACAACTTGTTTTTTCTTTCATCGGCCTCCAGACTAAGGAGGTAGCCGTGACTCGATCTGAAATGAATCTTCAAATGGCGGCAGATGTGACACAATTAAGCGAGGTCGTAGTGACAGCTTATGGAGTTGGAGGTGCCAGTGGTGAAACTTATGGAAGAGAAGGGGAAAGAGAAAAATCCAGGCCGATTATTACCACGATGATCGAAAATCAAACCACCGTTCAAATCGAAGTTGCAACACCCTATTCGATCAAATCCAATGGGGATAAACTCATGGTTGAATTGAAGAAGCATGAGATTGATGCGATGTATCAATATTACGCTATCCCCAAACTTGATAAAGACGCTTTCCTGATGGCGAAGATTACACAATGGGATCAATATAATCTGCTAGAAGGCGAAGCCAATTTGTATTTCGAAGATGCTTATATCGGCCGGTCACTTCTGAATGCAAAATCACTTCAAGACACGTTGAATATTTCGTTGGGACGGGATAGAAGCATCGTTATCGGGCGAGTCAAAAACGAACAATTCACTAAGCGCAAAACGATCGGAAGCAACACCGTTGATACCCGTGGATTTAAAATAACTGTAAGAAATAAAAAATCACAGGCGATAAAGCTCACGCTTTTCGATCAAATCCCTGTTTCAGTTGTTAGCGATATCTCTGTAACTCCGGTAGAGATCACCAAAGGAATTTTCAATGAAAAGACCGGTAAAGTCTCCTGGGATTTGGTTATCGATCCGCAGCAGCAAAAAGAAATCAATCTTCAGTACGAAGTCAAGTATCCGAAACGGGAACGCGTTATACTGGAGTAG
- a CDS encoding peptidase M16: protein MISFSEFTLDNGLRVIVHEDRSVQIAVMNILYDVGSRDENPDKTGFAHLFEHLMFGGSKNIPSYDEPLQLVGGENNAFTNTDITNYYLTVPASNLETGFWLESDRMLSLSFDPKVLEVQRKVVIEEFKQRYLNQPYGDVWLKLRPLAYTTHPYLWATIGKEISHIENATMDDVRDFFFTHYVPNNAVLVVAGNVTVEQVRKLSEKWFGPIPAGKKRERKLSMEPRQLGKRLLNVEAKVPANALYKTYHMPGRFHKDYYASDLLSDVLSRGHSSRLYQSLVQEKEIFTSVSSFVMGTIDPGLIVVNGRVKDGIKLEDAEREVDIVLQSVIKNGVEKEELQKVKNQSTASIEFGEVEVMNRAMNLAFASLSGDADLVNKEIGEIEKVSTADIHRVASEILMEENSSVMYYNAVK from the coding sequence ATGATCTCCTTCAGTGAATTTACCCTAGACAACGGCCTTCGTGTAATCGTGCACGAGGACCGCTCAGTTCAGATTGCAGTGATGAATATCCTCTATGATGTGGGCTCACGGGATGAGAATCCAGACAAGACAGGTTTTGCTCATTTATTCGAACACCTGATGTTTGGCGGGTCTAAAAATATTCCCAGCTATGATGAGCCCCTGCAGTTAGTTGGTGGTGAAAACAATGCTTTCACAAATACGGATATCACCAACTACTACCTCACGGTGCCGGCCTCAAATCTGGAAACAGGTTTTTGGCTTGAAAGCGACCGGATGTTGAGTTTGTCTTTTGATCCTAAAGTCCTTGAGGTGCAGCGTAAAGTTGTGATTGAGGAATTTAAGCAGCGTTACCTGAATCAGCCTTACGGTGATGTGTGGCTGAAACTCCGTCCACTGGCGTATACAACACATCCCTATTTGTGGGCCACGATAGGTAAGGAGATTTCACATATTGAGAATGCGACAATGGACGATGTGAGGGATTTTTTCTTCACTCACTATGTGCCGAACAATGCAGTGCTCGTGGTAGCCGGAAATGTCACAGTGGAGCAAGTCAGGAAACTTTCAGAAAAATGGTTTGGCCCGATACCTGCCGGAAAAAAGAGAGAAAGAAAATTGTCAATGGAACCTAGGCAGCTTGGTAAACGGTTGCTGAACGTGGAGGCCAAAGTGCCTGCTAACGCACTTTACAAAACATACCATATGCCCGGACGTTTTCATAAAGACTACTATGCATCCGACTTGCTGAGTGATGTTTTGAGCCGAGGACATTCGAGCAGACTGTACCAATCTCTGGTTCAGGAGAAAGAGATTTTTACTTCCGTTTCGTCTTTCGTTATGGGAACAATCGACCCCGGACTCATCGTGGTCAACGGTCGCGTTAAGGACGGAATTAAGTTGGAAGATGCAGAAAGAGAAGTGGATATTGTTTTACAGAGTGTGATAAAGAATGGAGTGGAGAAAGAAGAACTTCAAAAGGTAAAGAACCAGTCGACCGCATCAATTGAATTTGGTGAAGTGGAAGTGATGAACCGGGCGATGAACCTGGCGTTTGCTTCACTGAGCGGAGATGCTGACTTAGTTAATAAAGAGATTGGGGAAATTGAAAAGGTCTCCACTGCCGATATTCACCGCGTTGCATCGGAAATTCTCATGGAAGAAAATTCAAGTGTGATGTACTATAATGCTGTCAAATGA
- the ispF gene encoding 2-C-methyl-D-erythritol 2,4-cyclodiphosphate synthase, whose translation MKIRVGLGFDVHPLVEGREFWLGGIKLASEKGALGHSDADVLIHAICDALLGAANLRDIGFHYSNTDPRWKGKDSKFFLQDVARMLKEKGWQIENVDCTICLEKPKVNPHISEMKKVLGPLMNISEDDVSIKATTNEKLGYVGREEGVNAMAVALISKM comes from the coding sequence ATGAAAATCAGGGTAGGACTTGGATTTGATGTACATCCGTTGGTCGAGGGGCGCGAATTCTGGCTGGGCGGAATTAAACTGGCATCAGAAAAAGGAGCACTGGGACATAGCGATGCTGACGTGCTGATCCACGCTATTTGTGATGCATTGCTAGGGGCCGCCAACCTGCGCGACATCGGGTTTCACTATTCCAACACAGACCCTCGTTGGAAAGGCAAAGATTCCAAATTCTTTCTGCAGGACGTAGCACGCATGCTAAAAGAGAAAGGATGGCAAATTGAGAACGTGGATTGCACGATCTGCCTGGAAAAACCTAAAGTCAACCCTCACATTTCGGAGATGAAAAAAGTGTTGGGCCCCCTGATGAATATTTCCGAAGATGACGTTTCCATAAAGGCCACCACCAATGAAAAACTGGGATACGTTGGCCGCGAAGAAGGAGTGAATGCCATGGCTGTGGCGCTTATTTCCAAAATGTGA
- a CDS encoding apolipoprotein acyltransferase, protein MPQKNVKIGTVQMSCTSNKEENLAKAISKVREAAQKGAQIICLQELFTSLYFCDVEDYENFKLAESIPGPSSDKLAALAKELGVVIIASLFEKRAQGIYHNTTAVLDADGTYLGKYRKMHIPDDPSYYEKFYFTPGDLGYKVFHTKFATIGILICWDQWYPEAARITALMGAEILFYPTAIGWATSQDEATNNEQYGAWQTIQRSHAVANGVHVVSVNRVGLEQNGAMKFWGGSFIANPLGRLLYNASHDKEEVNVTEIDLDRTDSVRVHWPFMRDRRIDSYQPITKRFIDND, encoded by the coding sequence GTGCCACAAAAGAATGTTAAAATCGGGACCGTGCAAATGAGTTGCACGTCAAATAAAGAAGAGAACCTCGCAAAAGCGATCTCCAAAGTAAGAGAAGCAGCTCAAAAAGGAGCGCAGATCATTTGTCTCCAGGAGCTTTTCACATCGCTGTATTTCTGTGACGTGGAGGATTATGAGAATTTTAAATTGGCAGAGTCCATTCCCGGACCTTCTTCGGATAAACTGGCTGCTCTGGCGAAAGAACTGGGTGTTGTGATCATCGCTTCACTGTTCGAGAAAAGAGCGCAAGGCATTTACCATAACACCACGGCCGTACTCGATGCTGACGGTACTTACCTTGGGAAGTATCGCAAAATGCACATCCCTGATGATCCGTCCTACTACGAGAAATTCTATTTTACTCCCGGTGATTTGGGTTATAAAGTCTTCCATACAAAATTCGCAACGATAGGCATTTTGATTTGCTGGGATCAATGGTATCCAGAAGCTGCGCGCATTACCGCGTTGATGGGAGCAGAAATTTTGTTTTACCCCACGGCTATCGGCTGGGCAACATCACAGGATGAAGCGACCAACAATGAACAATATGGAGCGTGGCAAACCATTCAGCGAAGTCATGCGGTTGCCAATGGTGTGCATGTGGTGAGTGTCAATCGCGTGGGGCTTGAACAAAATGGCGCTATGAAGTTTTGGGGCGGTTCTTTTATTGCGAATCCTCTTGGAAGGTTACTCTACAACGCTTCGCACGATAAGGAAGAAGTGAATGTTACCGAAATAGATCTCGACCGTACCGACAGCGTGCGGGTGCACTGGCCCTTCATGAGAGACAGGCGCATCGATTCTTATCAACCAATCACAAAGCGCTTTATCGACAACGACTAG
- a CDS encoding hydrolase: MNFAFVFDMDGVIVDTNPYHKIALRQFAEKYGYHLDEEGLVKKIYGRTNKEWIPNLFGRELSVEDLYKYGEEKEEMFRVLYKKDITPLKGLRSFLDQMDELKIPRAIGTSAPKSNLDFTLEGTGLRKYFPITLHEADVAKGKPDPEVYIKCAARLTMPTAQCIVFEDSLSGVASAQAAGCPVVGVATTHSPEELGTKVTIRDFSEMTPSQIIAAFEKS; encoded by the coding sequence ATGAATTTCGCTTTTGTATTCGACATGGATGGTGTAATCGTAGACACTAATCCTTATCATAAAATCGCCCTTCGCCAGTTTGCCGAAAAATACGGTTACCACCTCGATGAAGAGGGTCTAGTAAAGAAGATTTATGGGCGAACCAACAAAGAATGGATTCCTAATTTGTTCGGCCGTGAACTTTCAGTCGAAGATCTTTACAAATACGGTGAAGAGAAGGAAGAAATGTTCAGAGTATTGTATAAGAAAGACATCACTCCCTTGAAAGGCCTTCGCAGTTTTCTCGATCAGATGGATGAATTAAAAATCCCCAGAGCTATCGGGACCTCTGCACCAAAAAGCAACCTTGATTTTACGTTAGAAGGAACTGGTTTGCGAAAATATTTTCCAATCACATTGCACGAAGCAGATGTCGCCAAGGGCAAACCTGATCCTGAAGTCTATATCAAATGTGCGGCACGATTGACTATGCCAACGGCACAATGTATTGTTTTCGAAGATTCACTTTCAGGTGTAGCTTCCGCTCAGGCTGCGGGATGTCCCGTAGTTGGTGTCGCCACAACGCATTCACCTGAAGAGTTGGGTACAAAAGTGACTATCCGGGATTTTTCAGAAATGACTCCTTCGCAAATTATTGCGGCATTCGAAAAATCCTGA
- a CDS encoding isopenicillin-N epimerase has product MGLAGAMSLTPFLSQAMSEDVSDALVELNKLSPLDAANDEDLWARMAQAYTVTPNILNLNNGGCSPQPKVVQDAVDRYYHLSNEAPTYYMWQILDKGREPLRRKLADLAGAMSEEIAINRNTTEALGTFTWGIDMQRGDEIVMTKQDYPNMIHAWKQREMREGVKINWINLSLPLDNDDIVLKAYIDATTSKTKIWHITHMMTWTGQVLPAAKLCAEARKRGIISIVDAAHSFAQMDYKISDFNCDYFGASLHKWLCAPFGTGLMFIRKDRIEKTWPLFPTDKPQSGDIHKFEALGTRSFAPEQAIGQAIDFHNAIGSRRKQERLHYLKTYWCTAVLKNPRVKLHISLKPEYSCALGTFSIDGMDVSDIGSKLMSEYQIHTTTIKWENVNAVRVTPHVYTTTKDLDRLIDAVMKIAAS; this is encoded by the coding sequence ATGGGCTTGGCAGGTGCCATGTCGCTAACTCCATTTCTGAGCCAGGCAATGTCAGAAGATGTTTCGGATGCTTTAGTTGAATTGAATAAACTGTCTCCGCTCGATGCCGCCAATGATGAAGACTTGTGGGCGCGCATGGCACAGGCTTATACCGTCACTCCAAATATTTTAAATCTGAACAATGGTGGTTGCAGTCCTCAGCCTAAAGTGGTGCAGGATGCAGTAGACCGCTATTATCATCTGAGTAATGAAGCACCCACTTATTATATGTGGCAAATTCTCGATAAAGGTCGCGAGCCTTTACGCAGAAAACTGGCTGACCTGGCCGGAGCGATGTCCGAGGAAATTGCTATCAATAGAAATACCACGGAGGCACTCGGTACTTTCACTTGGGGAATTGACATGCAACGCGGTGATGAAATTGTGATGACCAAGCAGGATTACCCCAACATGATCCATGCCTGGAAACAGCGCGAGATGCGTGAAGGTGTGAAGATCAACTGGATCAACCTTAGCCTGCCACTCGACAATGATGACATTGTATTGAAGGCCTATATCGATGCAACTACTTCCAAGACGAAAATCTGGCACATCACACACATGATGACCTGGACCGGACAGGTGTTGCCTGCGGCTAAACTTTGTGCGGAGGCGCGCAAGCGAGGAATCATTTCTATTGTCGATGCTGCACATTCTTTTGCCCAAATGGACTACAAAATTTCAGATTTTAACTGCGACTATTTCGGAGCCAGTTTGCACAAATGGCTTTGTGCACCGTTCGGCACGGGGTTGATGTTTATTCGTAAAGACCGGATTGAGAAAACGTGGCCGTTGTTCCCGACCGACAAACCACAGAGTGGCGATATTCATAAGTTCGAGGCTTTGGGGACAAGGTCTTTCGCCCCTGAACAGGCGATCGGGCAAGCCATCGATTTTCATAACGCCATTGGAAGCCGTAGAAAACAGGAACGTTTACATTATCTGAAGACCTATTGGTGTACGGCAGTATTGAAAAACCCGAGAGTTAAACTTCACATTTCATTGAAACCGGAATACTCTTGTGCATTAGGCACATTTAGCATTGATGGAATGGACGTGAGCGATATTGGTTCAAAACTGATGAGCGAATACCAGATCCACACGACCACGATCAAGTGGGAAAATGTGAATGCAGTGCGAGTTACTCCACACGTTTACACCACCACAAAAGACCTCGACCGGTTGATTGACGCAGTGATGAAGATTGCGGCCTCGTAA
- a CDS encoding FMN-binding glutamate synthase family protein, which yields MNNRQLFLLISFVIVAAIGVWTYFWIDAVFIYILVLPFIYMGIADIIQVRQSIKRNFPLFGRLRYVFEDLRPKIQQYFVESDTDGSPINRNERSVIYQRAKKQIDTIPFGTQLDVYAEGYEWMTHSISPRDFHKMDHNPRLRFGGEKCTQPYDMSVLNVSAMSFGSLSQNAIESLNAGAKIGGFAHNTGEGGLSPYHLKNGGDIIWQIGTGYFGARSEDGKFSDSAFQQNATKPNVKMIEVKLSQGAKPGHGGILPAAKNTPEIAAIRLVKPGTTVFSPPFHSAFTTPIELIKFIEKLRTLSGGKPVGFKLCLGRKSEFLSICKAMVQLNSYPDFITVDGGEGGTGAAPPEFTNSVGMPLLDALAFVDNALIGFGIRGKLRLIASGKVLTGFHMVRAMALGADTCNCARAMMMALGCIQALECNKNTCPTGVATQNPSLMKGLVIEDKKVRVANFHKNTVESFVELLAASGIDHPEKINRSHVYRRVFMNMVKNFEEIYPTIPEGCLLEGGDSPYDYDEYLKRASAEVFEVV from the coding sequence ATGAACAATCGACAGCTTTTTCTACTCATCTCCTTTGTTATCGTTGCAGCTATTGGAGTATGGACATACTTCTGGATAGATGCAGTATTTATTTACATCCTCGTCTTGCCTTTTATTTATATGGGCATCGCGGATATAATCCAGGTGAGGCAATCCATTAAACGGAATTTTCCCCTGTTTGGAAGATTGAGATATGTCTTTGAAGACCTCCGCCCTAAAATCCAGCAATACTTTGTGGAAAGTGATACAGATGGTTCGCCTATCAATCGTAACGAGCGCTCTGTCATTTACCAGCGTGCAAAAAAACAGATTGATACTATCCCTTTTGGAACACAACTGGATGTTTATGCCGAAGGTTATGAATGGATGACACACTCCATTTCACCCAGAGATTTTCATAAAATGGATCATAACCCCCGGCTGCGATTTGGCGGGGAGAAATGTACCCAGCCTTATGACATGAGCGTGCTCAATGTGTCGGCAATGAGCTTTGGATCGCTGAGTCAAAATGCGATCGAGTCACTGAATGCAGGTGCGAAAATTGGAGGTTTCGCACATAATACTGGCGAAGGCGGATTAAGTCCTTATCACCTGAAAAATGGTGGTGACATCATTTGGCAGATTGGTACAGGTTATTTTGGTGCCCGCTCTGAGGATGGAAAATTTTCCGACTCTGCTTTTCAGCAAAATGCTACCAAGCCCAATGTGAAGATGATTGAGGTTAAGCTCTCACAAGGCGCAAAACCAGGCCACGGTGGAATTTTACCTGCCGCGAAAAACACTCCTGAGATTGCTGCCATACGTTTGGTGAAACCCGGCACTACAGTATTCTCCCCTCCATTTCATAGTGCATTCACTACACCAATTGAATTGATCAAGTTCATTGAAAAGTTACGGACGCTTTCAGGAGGCAAACCTGTTGGTTTTAAACTGTGCCTGGGACGCAAGAGTGAATTCCTTTCAATATGTAAAGCGATGGTGCAACTCAACAGCTATCCCGACTTCATCACCGTGGACGGAGGCGAAGGAGGAACAGGTGCAGCACCACCGGAGTTTACCAATTCTGTAGGTATGCCGCTTCTCGATGCTCTTGCTTTTGTCGACAATGCATTGATTGGATTCGGTATCCGTGGAAAGTTAAGATTGATTGCTTCAGGTAAAGTGCTTACGGGTTTCCACATGGTGCGAGCCATGGCGCTCGGTGCAGACACCTGTAACTGTGCACGAGCCATGATGATGGCACTCGGTTGTATCCAGGCACTTGAGTGCAATAAAAATACATGCCCCACGGGTGTGGCTACTCAAAACCCGTCATTGATGAAAGGGCTTGTGATCGAAGATAAAAAAGTCCGTGTAGCCAATTTTCATAAAAACACGGTCGAAAGCTTCGTAGAGCTGCTCGCTGCTTCTGGCATTGATCACCCTGAAAAAATCAATCGTTCACACGTATACAGGCGCGTCTTCATGAACATGGTTAAGAATTTTGAGGAAATCTATCCAACTATTCCGGAAGGATGCCTGCTGGAAGGAGGAGACTCTCCTTACGATTATGATGAGTACTTGAAGCGAGCTTCTGCTGAAGTCTTCGAAGTCGTGTAG